One genomic segment of Sminthopsis crassicaudata isolate SCR6 chromosome 2, ASM4859323v1, whole genome shotgun sequence includes these proteins:
- the LOC141556398 gene encoding retinol dehydrogenase 11-like, with protein sequence MFWVLALFASFVFLLILAAPYIRKAVSKGVCTSTVQLPGKVVIVTGANTGIGKETAKDLAQRGARVYIACRDLQKGELAASEIRAKTGNHQVLVRKLDLSDTKSIRAFAEAFLAEEKQLHILINNAGVMMCPYSKTADGFEMHIGVNHLGHFLLTHLLLDRLKESAPSRVINLSSLAFHLGRIHFYNLHGEKYYNRGLAYCHSKLANVLFTQELARRLKGTGVTTYSVHPGTVNSELFRHSTCMKLIFKLFSSFIKTPQEGAQTSLYCALTEGLEPLSGKHFSECSPAWISSRGCNMTTARRLWDVSCNLLGIQRD encoded by the exons gAAAGCAGTTTCCAAAGGAGTATGTACATCAACAGTTCAGCTTCCTGGAAAGGTAGTAATAGTTACTGGAGCCAACACAGGTATTGGGAAGGAGACAGCCAAAGATCTTGCTCAGAGAG GAGCTCGAGTATATATTGCTTGTAGGGATTTACAAAAAGGGGAGTTGGCAGCCAGTGAAATCCGGGCTAAGACAGGAAACCACCAGGTGCTGGTGCGGAAGCTGGACCTGTCTGACACCAAATCAATACGAGCCTTTGCTGAGGCCTTCTTGGCAG AGGAAAAACAGCTTCACATCCTGATCAACAACGCAGGAGTGATGATGTGCCCTTACTCTAAGACAGCTGATGGATTTGAGATGCACATCGGAGTCAACCACTTAG GTCATTTTCTTCTGACTCATCTGCTGTTGGACAGGCTGAAGGAATCAGCCCCATCAAGGGTGATAAACCTGTCTTCCTTGGCATTTCACCTCGGCAGGATCCATTTTTACAACCTACATGGCGAGAAGTACTATAACCGGGGCCTTGCCTACTGCCACAGCAAGCTGGCCAATGTGCTTTTCACCCAGGAGTTAGCTCGGAGACTAAAAG GTACTGGAGTAACTACATATTCTGTGCACCCTGGAACCGTCAATTCTGAGTTGTTCCGGCATTCAACTTGCATGAAACTGATATTTAAGCTGTTCTCCTCCTTTATTAAGACCCCTCAGGAGGGAGCCCAGACTAGCCTGTATTGTGCTTTGACCGAGGGCCTTGAGCCTCTGAGTGGGAAACATTTCAG tgAATGCAGTCCTGCATGGATTTCTTCCCGGGGATGCAACATGACAACAGCAAGGCGCTTATGGGATGTCAGCTGTAACCTGCTGGGAATCCAGCGGGACTGA